From Acidobacteriota bacterium:
TGGGCGAACCGAATTCCTCGAACGTTCCGCCCGGCACCCCGAAGGCCGGCTGGAAACTGACACTGGAAGACCTATTCCAGAATGATCTGGTCCGCACGTTTCGTCGGGATTTTTACGACCTGTACGCCTTCTATCTGGACCGGGAGCGACGGGAGAAACTGGCGGCGATGGGCTGGCTGCGGCGCGGCATCTGGCTGTCGGCCTGGCTCCTCAAGAGCATGTTCCTGAAGCTGACCCCGGCGCGGCAACTCCTGTTCATTCTGTCCGTGTTTTTTTTCTTCACCCCCCAGATCTCCTGGGATCAGGGCAACTTCCACTTCAACGTGGAAGCGCGTCTGCTCGGCTTTTTTATCATCCTGCTCGTGCTGATGCTGGAGCTCAAGGACAAGCTGCTGGCCAAGGACGAGCTGGCGGTGGGCCGCGCCGTTCAGATGGCACTGCTGCCCGATCGCGCGCCGGAGATTCCGGGCTGGGATGTCTGGCTCTACACCCGCCCGGCCAACGACGTGGGCGGAGACCTCGTGGACTATCTCGACGTGGGCGGCGGGCGGACCGGACTGGCGCTCGGCGACGTGGCCGGCAAGGGGCTGGGGGCGGCGCTGCTCATGTCCAAGCTGCAGGCCACCCTGCGGGCGTTGGCGCCGGGTGCCCGCGATCTGGCCTGTTTGGGCGGCCAGGTGAACCGCATCTTCTGCCGCGACGGCCTGCCCAACCGCTTCGCCACGCTGTTGTACCTGGAGCTGACCTCCGGTGGCGGATCGGTCCGTCTGCTGAATGCCGGGCACCTGCCGCCGCTTGCTGTCCGCGCGACCGGCGTGGATACTCTGGCGCCCGTCGCCGCGCCCCTGGGCGTGCTCATCGACGAGACGTTCACCGAACAGACCATCGATCTGGCCTCGGGTGACCTGCTCTTGGTCTATTCCGACGGACTGACCGAAGCACACAATATCCACAACGAGCTCTACGATGACGCTCGGTTGCTGAGGCTGGCTCCCGAACTCCACGGGTTGTCGGCCGAGGCGGCCGGCCGGCGTCTACTGGCCGACGTCGACCGCTTCGCCGGCGAAGCCCGTGCCCGAGATGACCTGTCGCTGATCCTCATCCGCCGGAGGTGAGCCGGCGACACCACTGGCCGACCAGCCGCCGGTGGATGATATCCGGTCAATTTAAAACGTCGCCCGAAGTCCCACCTGGAGGGAGATACCCGGCGCCAGCGCGGCTTTTTCATCGGCCGAACCGGGGTAGCAAACGTCGAACAGATTGCGCACCAGCACATCCAGCTCCAGGCGGTCCCCCAGCCGGCAGCCGGCCCCGGCGTCGCAGACACCGTAGCCCGGCACCACCCCCTCCGTGGGCCCGGGCCGTTCGTCGCGGGCATAGGCCGCCGCGCGCACCAGCCACCACCAAGCCCTGCCCGGAGTCCGACGCAGCATCACGAACACGCCCGGCGGCGGCACGTCGTCGGTGGGTTCCCCGGTGTCGTCGGCCTCCCCCCGCAGATAGTGCGCGCCTGTCTCCAGGAGCAGACCGTCGGTGACCGCCACCTGG
This genomic window contains:
- a CDS encoding serine/threonine-protein phosphatase, producing MGEPNSSNVPPGTPKAGWKLTLEDLFQNDLVRTFRRDFYDLYAFYLDRERREKLAAMGWLRRGIWLSAWLLKSMFLKLTPARQLLFILSVFFFFTPQISWDQGNFHFNVEARLLGFFIILLVLMLELKDKLLAKDELAVGRAVQMALLPDRAPEIPGWDVWLYTRPANDVGGDLVDYLDVGGGRTGLALGDVAGKGLGAALLMSKLQATLRALAPGARDLACLGGQVNRIFCRDGLPNRFATLLYLELTSGGGSVRLLNAGHLPPLAVRATGVDTLAPVAAPLGVLIDETFTEQTIDLASGDLLLVYSDGLTEAHNIHNELYDDARLLRLAPELHGLSAEAAGRRLLADVDRFAGEARARDDLSLILIRRR